The sequence CTGGCGAAGATGTCCGGCAGCGAGTTCGACAGGTCGATGCGGCCGTCGTGGTCGGCGTCCACCGCGAAGTCGCGGATGCTGGTGGGCATGAACTGGCCCCAGCCCTGCGCACCGGCGTAGGAGCCGGTGAGCGTGTCGATCGGCCCGGCCAGGTGGTTGTCCGGCATCTCCAGCAATTCCTTCAGCTGCTCGCGGAAGAACGTCGCCCGCGGCGGGTAGTACAGGCCCAGCGTGACCAGGGCGTCGAGCACCTTGTACTTGCCGGTGTTGCGGCCATAGCTGGTCTCCACGCCGACGATCGCCACGATGTACTGCGGCGCCACACCGTACTGCTTGCCGATCTGCTCCAGCAGCGCGCGATGTTCGCGATAGAACGCGATGCCGTCATTGATACGCTGGTCGGTGAGGAAGATCGGCCGGTAATCCTTCCACGGCTTCGCCTCGGCCGGGCGGCTGATCGCATCGAGAATGCCCTGCTGCATCCTCGCCCCGTCGAGCAGCGCGTTCAGCGCCTGCGGGCTCTTGCCGGTTTCCTGCGCCACCTCGCGCACCAGCTCGGCCTGGCCGGGGTGCGTCGTCGCCATGGCCGGGGTCGCGGCGCCCATCCACAGCAGGCCGAGGATGGCGAGGAAACGGGCCGGGTGCGGCACAGGCGCGGCGGTCATGTCGTGGCTTCGCTCACAGAATAACGATATCGCCGAAAGCCTAGCACGCACGCGGGCGCAACTTCGGGCACGACGCTGGAGCGGTGCTGGCCGCGTTCAGAGGTGCATCTTGCGGTTGGCGTGGATCGACATCAGCACGCCGAAGCCGGTCAGCAGCGATACCGCCGAGGTGCCGCCGTAGCTGATCAGCGGCAACGGCACGCCGACCACCGGCAGCATGCCGGCGACCATGCCGCCGTTGACGAACACGTAGACGAAGAAGCTCATGCCGATCGCGCCGGCGAGCAGGCGCGAGTAGGTGTCGCGCGCCTCCATCGCGATCCACAGGCAGCGGCCGATGATGAACGCGTACAGCGCGACCAGCGCGATCACCCCGACCAGCCCGAACTCCTCGGAGAACACCGCGAAGATGAAATCGGTGGTGTGCTCGGGCAGGAAATCCAGCCGTGATTGCGTGCTGTGCAGCCAGCCCTTGCCGAAGATGCCGCCGGAGCCCACCGCGATCTGCGACTGGATGATGTGCCAGCCGTTGCCGAGCGGATCGGACTCGGGGTTGAGCAGGGTCAGCACGCGGTCGCGCTGGTACTGGTGCAGGAAATGCCAGCCGACCGGAATCATCCCGGCGACCGCGCCGACCAACAGGCCGATGCGCCACCACGCCATGCCGGACAGGAACAACGCGAACGCGCCAGCCGCGGTCACCAGCACGGCGGTGCCCAGGTCCGGTTGCTCGGCGATCAGCCCGGCAGGAACCGCGATCAGCAAGCCGACCACCGCGATGTCCTTCCAGCCCGGCGGCAACTGACGCGGGTGCAGGTACCAGGCCACCATCATCGGCATCGTGAGCTTGAGCAGTTCGGACGGCTGGAAGCGCATGACGCCCAGGTCCAGCCAGCGGGTCGAACCGCGCCCCTCGCCCAGCACCGCCACCACCACCAGCAGCGCAGTGCTGCCGGCGTACAGCCATGGCGTCCAGTCGCGCAGCACCGGCGGCGGAATGCGCGACACCAGCAGCAGCAGCGCCGCGCCCAGCACGAAGCGGCCGGCCTGGCCGCCGACCAGCACCAGGCTGCCGTCGCCGGCGCTGTACAGCGTGACCAAGCCGGTCAGCGCCAGCACGAACAGGCCGAGCGCCAGCGGCAGATCGATCCGCGGCCGGCTGAGGATGCGGCGCAGGAAGCGGCGCGCTCGCGCCTGTAGTGCCCCGGTCATGGCGTGCCTCCACTGGTCGTCGCCTGCGCCGGCAGATCCTCCACCGGCTCGTCGTTCTCCGTACCGGCATCGGGTGGAGCGCCTGCCGCCGGTGCGGCCTGCGGCGCCAGCGGTGCGGCGGATACCGGCAGGCGCTTCGCGTCGGCGATCACGCCGCCGTGCCCGGCCAGCCAGGTATCGAGGATCGTGCGCACGATCGGCCCGGCCGCCTCCGCGCCCCAGGCGCCGGATTCGAGGATTGCCGCCACCGCGATCTGCGGGTTGTCGGCCGGCGCGTAGGCGACGAACCAGGCGCGGTGGCGGGCGGCCAGGTAAGCCGTGTTGCGATTGGTGTCATACGCCTCGGAGGTACGCGAGAAACGCTCGGCGGTGCCGCTCTTGCCAGCCATCAGGTACGGGAAGCCGACGCCCAGCTTGCGGCCGGTGCCCCTGGCACCGTAGATCACCTGCTCCATGCCCTGGTTCACTGCGTCCCAGTCGGACGGCTTGCGGATCAGCGATGGTCCGCTGGGCGGATTGGCCAGCGCTTGCAGTTGCGCGTTGACGCCGTCCTGGGTGGCCATCGCCACCCGCGGTGCGTACGGGATGCCGTGGCCGGCGAAGGTGGCGTACGCATGGCTCAGCTGCAATGGCGTGACTGCCCAGAAACCCTGGCCGATGCCGGCGATCACCGTCTCGCCGGGATACCACGGCTGCCTGAGGTTCGCCGCCTTCCATTCGCGCGAGGGCAACACGCCGGACGACTCGCCGATCAGGTCGACCCCGGTCGGGCGGCCGAAACCGAACTTGCCCATGAACGCGCTGAACCGGTCGATACCCATGTCCAGTGCGAGCTTGTAGAAATAGGTGTTCACCGACTGCTCGATGGCGCCGACCAGGTCGACCCGTCCCACGCCGCCACGCTGGTCATCGCGATAGCCGCGCTGCTGGCCCGGAATGTAGAACACGCCGGTGGAGACGACGGTGTCCTGCGGCGTGCGCAGGCCGGTTTCCAGCCCGGCCAGGCCGACCAGCGGCTTCACCGTGGAGCCGGGCGGATACACGCCGCGCAACGCGCGGTTGTACAGCGGCTTGTCGGGGTCGTTGGTCAGCGCAGCGTAGTCGGCCTGGCCGATGCCGTTGACGAACAGGTTGGGATCGAACGTGGGCACGCTGACCATCGCCAGCACCTGGCCGTTGCGCGGGTCGATCGCCACCGCCGCACCGGGGCGCCCGTCGAACGCCGCTTCGGCAGCCTTCTGCAGGCGCACGTCGAGACTGAGGTAGAGGTTCTTGCCGGGCGTGGGCGCATGCGTTTCGAGCACACGCTGGGTCCGACCGTCGGCATTCACCTCCAGCAACTCGTAGCCCGGCGTGCCATGCAGGACATCCTCGTAGGAACGCTCGATGCCGCTGCGGCCGACGTGGCTGGTGCCCTGGTAACGCTTGGGATCGAGCCGTTCCAGATCGTCCGCGTCGATGCGACCGACGTAGCCCACCACGTGCGCGAACAGCCCGCCGAAGGGATAGCGCCGGGTCAGGTAGGGCACCACGTCCACGCCGGGAAAGCGCCAGCGGTTCACCGCGAAACGGGCGATTTCGTCCTCGGTCAGGCGCATCTTCAGCGGCACGTTCTCGAAACGCCGGCTCTGCTTCAGCTGCTTGCGGAACGCGTCCAGGTCGTCCTGGTCCAGCGGCACCACCTGGCCCAGCCGGGCCAGCAGCGCCGGCATGTCCTTGATCTGCTCGGGCACCACTTCCAGCCGGAACGCCGGTACGTTGTCGGCCAGCAGCACGCCGTTGCGGTCGTAGATCAGCCCGCGCGCCGGCGGGATCGCGCGCGGCTTGACCCGGTTCGCCTGCGAACGGGTGACGAACTCGTCGTGATGCATCACCTGCAGGAACACGAAGCGGCCCACAAGCAGGCACAGGCACAGCAGAATCAGCACGAAACCGGCCAGCGCGCGGCGCCGGAACAGCAGGCTTTCGCCGCGGGGGTCCTTGATCGAACGCCGGGGTTTCATGTCACTGGTTCATGGCTCATTGGATCCGTAGCCGTGCGCGCAGGTCGTCGAGCAGCAGGAACAGGAACGGCCACAGCGCGGCACCCACGAACGGCGAGATCCACCAGCTCGCCGGCGGCAGCGAGGCGCCGGCCAGCACACGCACGATCAGCAGCAAGATGCGGTCGTTCAGCAGCAGCGCCAGCACCGCCAGCGCCTGTTGCCACATCGGGAAGAAGCGCAGCCGCGAGCGGAAGCGCAACGCGATGAACGCCAGCGCGCACAGGCGCAGGGCCTGTTCGCCCAGCACCACGCCGTTGAGCAGGTCCGCCGCCAGGCCCACGCTGAAAGCCAGCCCCAGGGTGACCCGCTCTTCCGATTCCAGCGACCAGTACAGCAGGAACAGCGCCGGCCAGTACGGTTTGAACGGCTCCAGCACGCCAGGCAGCGGCACCAGCATCGACAGCAGCGCGAACACCAGCGTGCCGACGAACCACCACAGGCTCAGGCGCTGCTTGTTCATCGCAGCGCTCCGCGGGCTGCCGGCGGGACTGCCGGTGGGGCGGCTGGCGGGGCGGCCGAGGCGGCGCCGGTCGGCGCCAGGTCAGCCGGCGGCCCCATCGGCGTCACCGGCGCGGGCGGGCCGTCCGGCTCGGCCAGGTCGTGCAGCAGCAGCACGTCCTCGCTGCGATCGAGATCCGCCGCCGGCTGCGCCATCGCCACCAGGAACATGCCGGTCGCCGCCGGCGCCACCGAGCGCACCTCGCCAACCGGAAAGCCCGGCGGGAAGCGTCCGCCGAGGCCCGAGGTGAGCAGCTTGTCGCCGACACGCACGTCGGCAGCCAGCGGAATGTTTGGAAGGGCAAGCTGGTCGCCGTCGCGCGAACCATAAGCCACGGTGCGCAGGCCGGTGCGCTCGACCACCACCGGGATCGCATGCGCCGGGTCGGTGATCAGCATCACCACCGAGGTGGTTGGCAGCACTTCCTTCACCTGGCCCATCACGCCATGCGCGTCGATCACCGGCTGGCCCGGCCGGACCCCGTCGCGCGCGCCCATGTTCAGGGTGAGCCGGTAGCGGTAGGCACCCAGGTCCACGCCGATCACCCGCGCCAGTTGCACGTTCAATTCCAGGCTGTGCTGGGTATCGAGCAGTTCCTTCAGCCGTTGGTTCTGCTCGGCGACAGCCGCCATCCGGTTCAACTTGGCGTTGGCCAGCAGCAGGTCCTCGCGCAGGCGCTGGTTCTGCTCGGTCAGCCGCTGGCGGTCGGCAAACGCCACGCCCACCGCGCGAATCCCGACCGCTGGCAAGCCGGCCAGCCGGTACACCGGCTCGACCACGGCCGATGCGGTGTAACGCAAGCGCCACAGCCAGCCGTTGCGATGGTCGAGAACCATCAGCACCACGGCCAGCGCGAGATAGACAATCAGCCGCAGCGTGCCGGCGGCATTGCCGGCGAACAGCGGCGAAGACTCGTCACGGGCGCGCGCCATCGTGGACGCGGCTTATTCGGGCGCGAAGAAATCGCTGCCGTGCTGATCGATCAGCTCCAGCGCCTTGCCACCGCCGCGCGCCACGCAGGTGAGCGGATCGTCCGCCACCTGCACGTGCAGGCCGGTTTCCTCGGAGATCAGGCGGTCGAGGTCGCGCAGCAGCGCACCGCCGCCGGTGAGCACGATGCCGCGCTCGGCGACGTCCGAACACAGTTCCGGCGGGGTCTGTTCCAGCGCCGACTTCACCGCGGCCACGATGCCGGCGAGCGGCTCGTGCAGCGCTTCCAGAATTTCGTTGGAGTTGATCGTGAACATGCGCGGCACGCCCTCGGCCAGGTTGCGGCCGGAGATCTCGATCTCCTTGACCTCACCCTGCGGGAACGCGCAGCCGATCTGCAGCTTGATGCGCTCGGCGGTGGATTCGCCGATCAGGGTGCCGTGGTTGCGTCGTACATAGTTGATGATCGCCTCGTCGAAGCGGTCGCCACCCACGCGCACCGACTGCGAGTAGACGATGCCGTTCAGCGAGATCACCGCCACTTCCGAGGTGCCGCCGCCGATGTCCAGCACCATCGCGCCGCGCGCCTCGTGCACCGGGATGCCGGCGCCGATCGCCGCGGCCATCGGCTCCTCGATCAGGAACACGTCGCGGGCGCCGGCGCCTTCGGCCGATTCCTTGATCGCGCGGCGCTCGACCTGGGTCGAGCCGCACGGCACGCACACCAGCACGCGCGGACTCGGGCGCAGGAAGCGCGATTTGTGCACCTGCTTGATGAAGTGCTGCAGCATCGCCTCGGTCATGGTGAAGTCGGCGATCACGCCGTCCTTCATCGGCCGCACCGTGGCGATGTTGCCCGGCGTGCGGCCGAGCATGCGCTTGGCGTCGCTGCCGACCGCCGCGATCGTGCGCGGGCCGCCGGGGCCGCGATCCTGGCGAATCGCCACCACCGAGGGTTCATTCAACACGATGCCCTGGCCACGCACATAGATCAGCGTGTTGGCCGTGCCGAGGTCGATGGAGATGTCGTTGGAGAAGATCCCGCGAAACTTCTTGAACATGGGTCCGCCGTGGTCCGGCCTGGCTAAAAAGTAAGCTCGCCAGTCTAGTCAGCGTGACCGGCCCGCGCAAGGACAATAACGTTAAGAAACCCTTCTACAACACGACCATAAGCACACTTTCTGCGCCTCGAAGTGAGCTGGGCATCCTCGCGGGAAGTCGCCAACAA is a genomic window of Rhodanobacter thiooxydans containing:
- the mltB gene encoding lytic murein transglycosylase B; amino-acid sequence: MTAAPVPHPARFLAILGLLWMGAATPAMATTHPGQAELVREVAQETGKSPQALNALLDGARMQQGILDAISRPAEAKPWKDYRPIFLTDQRINDGIAFYREHRALLEQIGKQYGVAPQYIVAIVGVETSYGRNTGKYKVLDALVTLGLYYPPRATFFREQLKELLEMPDNHLAGPIDTLTGSYAGAQGWGQFMPTSIRDFAVDADHDGRIDLSNSLPDIFASVANYFVQHGWVAGGPVAARAQPDGAAKPIAVKDARPQWPLEQLEAWGYAPLQPLSPAEPSSLQTLEGPNGPEYWFTFRNFYVITRYNRSPLYAMAVDQLAQAIAAGVDSADVAR
- the rodA gene encoding rod shape-determining protein RodA, with the translated sequence MTGALQARARRFLRRILSRPRIDLPLALGLFVLALTGLVTLYSAGDGSLVLVGGQAGRFVLGAALLLLVSRIPPPVLRDWTPWLYAGSTALLVVVAVLGEGRGSTRWLDLGVMRFQPSELLKLTMPMMVAWYLHPRQLPPGWKDIAVVGLLIAVPAGLIAEQPDLGTAVLVTAAGAFALFLSGMAWWRIGLLVGAVAGMIPVGWHFLHQYQRDRVLTLLNPESDPLGNGWHIIQSQIAVGSGGIFGKGWLHSTQSRLDFLPEHTTDFIFAVFSEEFGLVGVIALVALYAFIIGRCLWIAMEARDTYSRLLAGAIGMSFFVYVFVNGGMVAGMLPVVGVPLPLISYGGTSAVSLLTGFGVLMSIHANRKMHL
- the mrdA gene encoding penicillin-binding protein 2, yielding MKPRRSIKDPRGESLLFRRRALAGFVLILLCLCLLVGRFVFLQVMHHDEFVTRSQANRVKPRAIPPARGLIYDRNGVLLADNVPAFRLEVVPEQIKDMPALLARLGQVVPLDQDDLDAFRKQLKQSRRFENVPLKMRLTEDEIARFAVNRWRFPGVDVVPYLTRRYPFGGLFAHVVGYVGRIDADDLERLDPKRYQGTSHVGRSGIERSYEDVLHGTPGYELLEVNADGRTQRVLETHAPTPGKNLYLSLDVRLQKAAEAAFDGRPGAAVAIDPRNGQVLAMVSVPTFDPNLFVNGIGQADYAALTNDPDKPLYNRALRGVYPPGSTVKPLVGLAGLETGLRTPQDTVVSTGVFYIPGQQRGYRDDQRGGVGRVDLVGAIEQSVNTYFYKLALDMGIDRFSAFMGKFGFGRPTGVDLIGESSGVLPSREWKAANLRQPWYPGETVIAGIGQGFWAVTPLQLSHAYATFAGHGIPYAPRVAMATQDGVNAQLQALANPPSGPSLIRKPSDWDAVNQGMEQVIYGARGTGRKLGVGFPYLMAGKSGTAERFSRTSEAYDTNRNTAYLAARHRAWFVAYAPADNPQIAVAAILESGAWGAEAAGPIVRTILDTWLAGHGGVIADAKRLPVSAAPLAPQAAPAAGAPPDAGTENDEPVEDLPAQATTSGGTP
- the mreD gene encoding rod shape-determining protein MreD — encoded protein: MNKQRLSLWWFVGTLVFALLSMLVPLPGVLEPFKPYWPALFLLYWSLESEERVTLGLAFSVGLAADLLNGVVLGEQALRLCALAFIALRFRSRLRFFPMWQQALAVLALLLNDRILLLIVRVLAGASLPPASWWISPFVGAALWPFLFLLLDDLRARLRIQ
- the mreC gene encoding rod shape-determining protein MreC, with the translated sequence MARARDESSPLFAGNAAGTLRLIVYLALAVVLMVLDHRNGWLWRLRYTASAVVEPVYRLAGLPAVGIRAVGVAFADRQRLTEQNQRLREDLLLANAKLNRMAAVAEQNQRLKELLDTQHSLELNVQLARVIGVDLGAYRYRLTLNMGARDGVRPGQPVIDAHGVMGQVKEVLPTTSVVMLITDPAHAIPVVVERTGLRTVAYGSRDGDQLALPNIPLAADVRVGDKLLTSGLGGRFPPGFPVGEVRSVAPAATGMFLVAMAQPAADLDRSEDVLLLHDLAEPDGPPAPVTPMGPPADLAPTGAASAAPPAAPPAVPPAARGALR
- a CDS encoding rod shape-determining protein — its product is MFKKFRGIFSNDISIDLGTANTLIYVRGQGIVLNEPSVVAIRQDRGPGGPRTIAAVGSDAKRMLGRTPGNIATVRPMKDGVIADFTMTEAMLQHFIKQVHKSRFLRPSPRVLVCVPCGSTQVERRAIKESAEGAGARDVFLIEEPMAAAIGAGIPVHEARGAMVLDIGGGTSEVAVISLNGIVYSQSVRVGGDRFDEAIINYVRRNHGTLIGESTAERIKLQIGCAFPQGEVKEIEISGRNLAEGVPRMFTINSNEILEALHEPLAGIVAAVKSALEQTPPELCSDVAERGIVLTGGGALLRDLDRLISEETGLHVQVADDPLTCVARGGGKALELIDQHGSDFFAPE